From a single Streptomyces sp. NBC_00377 genomic region:
- a CDS encoding putative T7SS-secreted protein, producing MGIGDFISDITPDAVEDAVEDGVEWAGNRVEDAGNWTADRLDDVGWESGADWVREQSRSVANRMGAEVDEMDLGQTEDKTKLIYGSASRINATATKLRAFQKAFDSAGEGLKGLDSSRLKGETAEALRTAVSTQPPKWFTGADACTKAAGALEAFAGTVTWAQGQAQTAIDKWKEGVKASEDAADAHRKKVDAYNGAVDRYNAQPADKRDPSTLPPKPAATFDDPGQKLMQDAQDLLAEARKQRNSAAETARSAVRAARDTAPDKPSYAEQLRDGTDELRLMQDHVGGGIVKGTAGILNFVRGVNPLDPYNITHPAEYATSLNSLAAGLVVAANDPVGTGKQMIGDFMKDPAEGFGRLIPDLALTAATGGGGAAVKGVRIAEEAADAARLRRLIDDAPDGTHRRPDGGRTTDGTDPVDLASGRMFLPQTDVELPGILPLVFTRRTESGCTAGRFLGTAWTSTVDERLQIDAIGVVHVTADGLLIPYPHPVPGAPTRPETGRARTLLARDADGDYMVTDPDSGLTRHFAAPPGTEPGGDGTAWLSAVAERNGHVITVDRGEGGLPLALVHSAGPQVNLAVTDGLVTALSLAGAGGNGADLALMSYGYEDGNLTTVTKPSGATTSFVYDDRRRVIAWIDSNAHRYDYAYDDRDRVVAEGGEAGHIQITLTYTEPDAGTGHRTTTLTTAQGHTTRHLIGPGCRVLATTDPLGHVNSFTYDARGNLLTHTDPLGRTLAHTYDDNDRLVAVVRPDGSRITMKPGPFGRYTDLRAPDGSRWLQSFDARGNRVALTDPAGHTTHYTYDARGCPTSVTDALGAVTTVRCDAMGLPARVVDPAGATTEVQRDALGHARRVTDPTGGVTCLEWDADGNLVRREAPDGATESWTYDGEGNRLTHTDPIGGVSRFEYTHFDLVAAREHPNGARYEFGYDAALRLVEVGNPQGARWSYRYDAAGRMVSETDFDGRTLDYRLDSAGQLVSRTDALGNVISFERDRLGQVTRKDAAGQVTTYGYDGAGRLLQASGPDSELVYVYDRRGRVKSELVDGRAISYAYNAVGRRTRRTTPTGHVTTYAYDAGGRPERLTTGGSPVVFTQDAAGRETARVFGDFADALTITSAWDEAGRLSASHLTVAGRTLGSRAYSYRPDGHLSSVSDLLSGTRTFDLDPAGRVTAVHAQGWTERYAYDADGNLTEAFWPASHPGNEATGPRTYAGTAITRAGAVRFEHDALGRITLRQKTRPSRKPDTWRYTWDAENRLTSVITPDATRWRYRYDPLGRRVAKQRLADDDSVVEETRFAWDGMTLCEQTLHHPDLPNAVALTWDHRSGVPLSQTERILTADARQDEVDRRFFAIVTDLVGTPTELIGQDGDIAWRTRATLWGTTAWSSSSTAYTPLRFPGQYHDPETGLHYNVFRHYDPETARYLTPDPLGLAPAPNPATYVHNPHTGSDPLGLSPYPRGEKGNPFDNRADAEKAAFDLAGVPYGEEPIAEWVVTGDKQLKHVPGHIYSPDPAHWGNFRQFETDSGSRVVVEHTNDPAGPHFHAGKPKIDDTRNLVNFGWDNARVQRPDGSLGYPESMERYGKINKPGGDHHLFYGGG from the coding sequence GTGGGTATCGGCGACTTCATCAGCGACATCACGCCCGACGCGGTCGAGGACGCGGTCGAGGACGGCGTCGAGTGGGCCGGCAACCGGGTGGAGGACGCCGGGAACTGGACCGCCGACCGGCTGGACGACGTCGGCTGGGAGTCCGGCGCGGACTGGGTACGCGAGCAGTCGCGTTCGGTCGCCAACCGCATGGGCGCCGAGGTCGACGAGATGGATCTTGGGCAGACCGAGGACAAGACCAAACTGATCTACGGCAGCGCAAGCAGGATCAACGCGACCGCCACCAAGCTCCGCGCGTTCCAGAAGGCCTTCGACAGCGCGGGCGAGGGTCTGAAGGGCCTCGACTCGTCCCGGCTCAAGGGGGAGACGGCCGAGGCGCTGCGCACGGCGGTGAGCACCCAGCCGCCCAAGTGGTTCACCGGTGCCGACGCCTGCACGAAGGCGGCCGGTGCGCTCGAGGCGTTCGCCGGCACCGTCACCTGGGCGCAGGGGCAGGCGCAGACGGCGATCGACAAGTGGAAGGAGGGCGTCAAGGCCTCCGAGGACGCCGCCGACGCCCACCGCAAGAAGGTCGACGCCTACAACGGCGCCGTCGACCGCTACAACGCCCAGCCCGCCGACAAGCGCGACCCGTCCACGCTCCCGCCCAAGCCGGCGGCGACGTTCGACGATCCCGGCCAGAAGCTGATGCAGGACGCCCAGGACCTGCTGGCCGAGGCCCGCAAGCAGCGGAACTCGGCGGCGGAGACCGCACGTTCCGCCGTGCGCGCCGCCCGCGACACAGCCCCGGATAAGCCGTCCTACGCCGAGCAGCTGAGGGACGGGACGGACGAGCTCCGGCTCATGCAGGACCACGTCGGCGGCGGCATCGTCAAGGGCACCGCGGGGATCCTCAATTTCGTTCGCGGCGTCAACCCCCTGGACCCGTACAACATCACGCACCCGGCCGAGTACGCCACGTCCCTGAACAGCCTGGCCGCCGGCCTGGTCGTCGCCGCCAACGATCCGGTCGGCACCGGCAAGCAGATGATCGGCGACTTCATGAAGGACCCGGCCGAGGGCTTCGGCCGGCTGATCCCCGACCTCGCCCTGACCGCGGCCACGGGTGGCGGTGGCGCGGCGGTGAAGGGTGTGCGGATCGCCGAGGAGGCCGCCGACGCCGCGCGGCTGCGCCGCCTGATCGACGACGCCCCGGACGGCACCCACCGCCGCCCGGACGGCGGGCGCACCACCGACGGCACCGACCCGGTGGATCTGGCCTCGGGCCGGATGTTCCTGCCCCAGACGGACGTGGAGCTGCCCGGCATCCTGCCGCTGGTCTTCACCCGCCGGACCGAGTCCGGTTGCACGGCCGGCCGCTTCCTGGGGACCGCCTGGACCTCGACCGTCGACGAGCGGCTCCAGATCGACGCGATCGGCGTCGTCCACGTCACCGCCGACGGGCTCCTGATCCCGTATCCGCATCCGGTCCCCGGCGCGCCCACCCGCCCGGAGACGGGCCGGGCCCGCACGCTGCTGGCCCGCGACGCCGACGGCGACTATATGGTCACCGATCCCGACAGCGGCCTGACGCGTCATTTCGCCGCTCCTCCCGGCACCGAGCCGGGCGGCGACGGCACGGCCTGGCTGTCGGCCGTCGCCGAACGCAACGGTCACGTGATCACCGTCGACCGCGGTGAGGGCGGCCTGCCGCTGGCCCTCGTCCACTCGGCGGGCCCCCAGGTGAACCTGGCCGTCACCGACGGCCTGGTCACCGCTCTGTCCCTGGCCGGCGCGGGCGGGAACGGTGCGGATCTGGCGCTGATGAGCTACGGCTACGAGGACGGCAACCTCACCACCGTCACCAAACCCTCGGGCGCCACCACCAGCTTCGTCTACGACGACCGCCGCCGCGTCATCGCCTGGATCGACTCCAACGCACACCGCTACGACTACGCCTACGACGACCGCGACCGGGTCGTCGCCGAAGGCGGCGAGGCCGGCCACATCCAGATCACCCTCACCTACACCGAGCCCGATGCCGGAACCGGTCACCGCACCACGACCCTGACCACCGCCCAGGGGCACACCACCCGCCACCTCATCGGCCCCGGCTGTCGCGTTCTCGCCACCACCGATCCACTGGGCCACGTCAACAGCTTCACCTACGACGCCCGTGGGAACCTCCTCACCCACACCGACCCGCTCGGCCGCACCCTCGCCCACACCTACGACGACAACGACCGCCTCGTCGCCGTGGTCCGCCCGGACGGCAGCCGCATCACGATGAAACCCGGCCCGTTCGGGAGGTACACGGACCTCCGGGCCCCGGACGGCAGCCGTTGGCTCCAGAGCTTCGACGCGCGCGGCAACCGGGTGGCGCTCACCGACCCGGCCGGCCACACCACCCATTACACCTACGACGCTCGCGGATGCCCGACGTCGGTCACCGACGCGCTGGGAGCCGTCACGACGGTCCGTTGCGACGCCATGGGGCTGCCCGCGCGGGTCGTCGACCCGGCCGGCGCGACCACCGAGGTTCAGCGCGACGCCCTCGGACACGCACGACGGGTCACCGACCCCACAGGGGGCGTCACGTGTCTCGAGTGGGACGCGGACGGCAATCTGGTCCGCCGGGAGGCCCCGGACGGCGCCACCGAGTCGTGGACCTACGACGGCGAGGGCAACCGCCTCACCCACACCGACCCGATCGGCGGGGTGTCCCGGTTCGAGTACACCCACTTCGACCTGGTGGCGGCCCGCGAGCACCCGAACGGAGCCCGGTACGAGTTCGGGTACGACGCCGCCCTGCGGCTCGTCGAGGTCGGCAACCCGCAAGGCGCACGCTGGAGTTACCGGTACGACGCGGCCGGCCGCATGGTCTCGGAGACCGACTTCGACGGCCGGACCCTCGACTACCGTCTCGACTCCGCCGGACAGCTCGTCTCCCGGACCGACGCGCTCGGCAACGTCATCTCCTTCGAGCGGGACCGACTCGGCCAGGTGACGCGGAAGGACGCCGCGGGCCAGGTGACCACCTACGGCTACGACGGGGCCGGAAGGCTGCTTCAGGCGTCCGGCCCGGACAGCGAACTCGTCTACGTGTACGACCGCCGGGGCCGGGTCAAGTCCGAGCTCGTCGACGGCCGCGCCATCAGCTACGCGTACAACGCCGTGGGCCGCCGCACCCGCCGTACCACTCCCACCGGTCATGTGACCACCTACGCGTACGACGCCGGCGGCCGTCCCGAGCGCCTGACCACCGGGGGGTCCCCGGTCGTCTTCACCCAGGATGCCGCGGGCCGTGAAACGGCTCGTGTCTTCGGGGACTTCGCCGACGCCCTCACCATCACCTCGGCCTGGGACGAGGCCGGGCGGCTCTCCGCCAGCCACCTGACCGTCGCCGGCCGCACCCTCGGCAGCCGCGCCTACTCCTACCGCCCGGACGGCCACCTCAGCTCGGTCAGCGACCTCCTGTCGGGCACCCGCACCTTCGACCTGGACCCGGCCGGCCGGGTCACCGCCGTCCACGCGCAGGGCTGGACGGAGCGGTACGCCTACGACGCCGACGGCAACCTGACCGAGGCGTTCTGGCCCGCGTCCCATCCCGGCAACGAGGCCACCGGCCCGCGAACCTACGCGGGAACGGCGATCACCCGCGCCGGAGCCGTCCGCTTCGAACACGACGCCCTCGGCCGCATCACCCTGCGGCAGAAGACCCGCCCGTCCCGCAAACCGGACACCTGGCGCTACACATGGGACGCCGAGAACCGGCTCACGTCGGTGATCACCCCCGACGCGACCCGTTGGCGCTACCGCTACGACCCGCTGGGCCGCCGCGTCGCCAAGCAGCGTCTTGCGGACGACGACAGCGTGGTCGAGGAGACCCGGTTCGCCTGGGACGGCATGACCCTCTGCGAGCAGACCCTTCACCACCCGGACCTGCCGAACGCGGTCGCCCTCACCTGGGACCACCGGTCCGGCGTTCCCCTCTCGCAGACCGAGCGCATCCTCACGGCGGACGCCCGTCAGGACGAGGTGGACCGGCGCTTCTTCGCCATCGTCACCGATCTCGTCGGCACGCCCACCGAGTTGATCGGCCAGGACGGCGACATCGCCTGGCGCACCCGCGCCACCCTCTGGGGCACCACCGCCTGGAGCAGTTCCAGCACGGCCTACACCCCGCTCCGCTTCCCCGGTCAGTACCACGACCCGGAAACCGGCCTGCACTACAACGTGTTCCGGCACTACGACCCCGAGACGGCGCGATACCTCACCCCGGACCCTCTCGGGCTCGCTCCCGCGCCCAACCCCGCCACCTACGTCCACAACCCGCACACCGGGTCCGACCCCCTCGGTCTCAGTCCGTATCCGCGTGGCGAGAAGGGCAATCCGTTCGACAACCGTGCGGATGCGGAGAAGGCCGCGTTCGACCTCGCCGGTGTCCCTTACGGCGAGGAACCCATCGCCGAGTGGGTGGTCACGGGGGACAAGCAACTGAAGCACGTACCCGGACACATCTACTCACCGGATCCGGCGCACTGGGGAAATTTCCGGCAGTTCGAGACGGACAGCGGCTCGCGGGTGGTGGTCGAGCACACCAACGATCCGGCAGGCCCGCACTTCCACGCCGGCAAACCCAAGATCGACGACACCCGGAACCTGGTCAACTTCGGCTGGGACAACGCAAGGGTTCAGCGGCCCGACGGCAGCCTCGGCTATCCGGAGTCCATGGAGAGATACGGCAAGATAAACAAACCGGGTGGCGACCATCACCTGTTCTACGGGGGTGGCTGA
- a CDS encoding TetR/AcrR family transcriptional regulator, which yields MNDAEPVSEQPRRRRDPEGHRAAIIEAARQAFAERGYARTTLREIAGRAGVTHGLITRHFASKERLFLAAMPGNRDLEDVAAGDPATLPDRIARAFVRRLETDAVNDPLIALLRSAASDQRAASDLLRAMQEHSTAVYRSVLSPGGTAAPGDDLDTRVALVGTQMIGVAFNRYIARTEPLASMPSDQLTEHLARVLRGILFS from the coding sequence GTGAACGACGCAGAGCCGGTGTCCGAGCAGCCACGCAGGCGCCGGGATCCCGAGGGACACCGGGCGGCCATCATCGAGGCGGCCCGCCAGGCCTTCGCCGAGCGCGGATACGCCCGTACGACCCTCCGTGAGATCGCCGGCCGGGCAGGCGTCACACACGGCCTGATCACCCGTCACTTCGCCTCCAAGGAAAGGCTGTTCCTCGCGGCGATGCCGGGCAATCGCGACCTGGAGGACGTCGCGGCCGGTGACCCCGCCACGCTGCCCGACCGGATCGCCCGTGCCTTCGTACGGCGGCTGGAGACCGACGCCGTCAACGATCCGCTGATCGCCCTGCTGCGCAGCGCCGCGTCCGACCAGCGTGCCGCGTCGGACCTCCTGCGCGCGATGCAGGAGCACAGCACCGCCGTCTACCGGTCCGTCCTGTCACCCGGTGGGACCGCTGCCCCCGGCGACGACCTGGACACCCGCGTGGCGCTCGTGGGGACGCAGATGATCGGGGTGGCGTTCAACCGGTACATCGCACGGACCGAGCCTCTCGCTTCGATGCCGTCCGACCAGCTCACCGAACACCTCGCGCGGGTACTGCGGGGCATCCTCTTCAGCTGA
- a CDS encoding hemerythrin domain-containing protein yields the protein MSVETPEGGAAVAETRLLHKMHRAATSLLAEAAQRDTASAAALAELRDFLVAALRHHHESEDHVLWPLLTAADPAAAAGPTDLAAEHDALDAALDALAATPVRDADERTALSDAAVAVRDLVHTHLEHEEPVLFPALTAHMSDEAWAEFSRAVIASAPPVGAHLNIGFFEQVGTPGELAVVTANLPEAALRLVPAMREQARATLSSLQAAEPGRTFTA from the coding sequence GTGAGTGTTGAGACACCCGAAGGCGGCGCGGCGGTCGCCGAGACCCGCCTGCTGCACAAGATGCACAGGGCCGCGACCTCCCTGTTGGCGGAGGCGGCACAGCGGGACACCGCCTCCGCCGCGGCCCTGGCGGAGTTGCGTGACTTTCTCGTCGCGGCGCTGCGGCACCACCACGAGAGCGAGGACCACGTCCTCTGGCCGCTGCTGACCGCCGCGGACCCCGCGGCGGCGGCCGGGCCGACGGACCTGGCGGCCGAACACGACGCGCTGGACGCGGCACTGGACGCGCTGGCGGCCACTCCCGTGCGGGATGCCGACGAGCGGACGGCGCTCTCCGACGCGGCCGTGGCAGTACGCGACCTGGTACACACCCACCTGGAGCACGAGGAGCCGGTGCTGTTCCCCGCGCTGACGGCACACATGTCCGACGAGGCCTGGGCGGAGTTCTCCCGCGCTGTCATCGCATCGGCCCCGCCCGTGGGTGCCCACCTCAACATCGGCTTCTTCGAGCAGGTCGGTACTCCCGGCGAACTCGCGGTCGTCACCGCCAACCTGCCGGAAGCCGCCCTGCGCCTCGTCCCGGCCATGCGCGAGCAGGCCCGAGCCACCCTCAGCAGCCTCCAGGCCGCCGAACCCGGAAGGACCTTCACCGCATGA